A region from the Prevotella melaninogenica genome encodes:
- a CDS encoding DUF6642 family protein, whose translation MVNKVFCLETEWEQSVYDLKYDSQAKPMLEFLSNSCGIDFSFRQVATPSDFKYYISHLKQASYKDFSIVYLCFHGEKGIITFAGADNKGKYSICSLMDFANENEGIFRGKFVHFGSCRTFKMNDSEIKQFKKLTGAIMVSGYERSVEMTTSFIFEAWLLNTLYLYPNLRATSLMNRAQKEMPYFVDKFKFIAL comes from the coding sequence ATGGTAAATAAAGTTTTTTGTTTAGAAACGGAGTGGGAACAGAGTGTATACGATTTGAAATATGATTCTCAGGCAAAGCCTATGTTAGAGTTTTTAAGTAACTCCTGTGGTATAGACTTTTCTTTTAGACAAGTTGCAACTCCATCAGATTTTAAATACTATATAAGTCATTTAAAGCAGGCTTCATATAAGGATTTTTCTATTGTGTATTTATGCTTTCATGGCGAAAAGGGTATTATTACCTTTGCCGGGGCAGATAATAAGGGTAAGTACTCGATATGCAGTTTGATGGATTTCGCTAACGAAAATGAAGGAATCTTTAGAGGAAAGTTTGTTCATTTTGGAAGTTGCAGAACTTTTAAGATGAATGATAGTGAGATTAAGCAGTTCAAGAAATTGACAGGTGCAATAATGGTCTCTGGCTATGAGAGGAGTGTTGAAATGACCACAAGTTTCATCTTTGAAGCATGGTTGTTAAACACTTTATATCTTTATCCGAACTTGAGAGCAACGTCACTGATGAATAGGGCACAGAAAGAAATGCCTTATTTTGTAGATAAGTTTAAATTTATCGCATTATAA